The nucleotide window TATAAATGGGTAGACGGAGTGCAGGAGTAGTTTTGCTTATTCGGTGAGTTTCTCGAGGATAGAGGGAGCTTCCTCTGTTTACCAGTTAGAATCTTAGATTAGGCTCTGATTAGGTGTTAGTCTTATGATATTCTGGATTTATTTATGTCATGGAGATTTTTACCATTTGTCGggtttttgagattttatttatgGATGTATGTTGATCTTATGACATGTATACCTTGGtgatgtatgatttatatccgctgcgactgttgagaatttttataaatgCATGTTGTTTGATATTTGTTGCAGACGTAGCAtgtatttcttgaatatttgtattattcgcgtgttttattgctttaatagaaatagggcgttacatcttaaaccataaatgtttagacaataGAAAGATAATTTATATACACGACAATTACCTTCTTTATAAATATGAGATAGATGGAAACTAACGTGTGTGAAATGATCAAATGAGTCCTTCATTAttaaacggagggagtattagtaATAGTTGCGGCTAACATATCGTAACACCCCTTACACGCACATTTATAATTACTTAGATGTGTTTATGAACAAGTGTGCACAAAATTGACTATGTTTTGGGCCTTTAGGACTTGGGAATTAGTGACAAGATGATTAGATTAATGATGGACGAAATTGACATGTGCATCAAATAGTAACAAGTAATTAAGTAGTAAGTTTATCGTTTTTCATATGGATTGTCTTTCAACTTATCAATTagtaaaacttattcaaaagagtgaaattaaaaagagatgaattgaattgaagGGTTTAATTGCTCTGCCCAATGCAAGATTAGGTTTGTGTGATTCAGATGTGTAACGATGATTAGGGAATCCTTGAATCCCATATTCCTTCTTTGTTGGATTAATTCAAAGTACCTATGAATTAAGACCTGAGGATTACATAAACAATGGTTTACTCTAGAAAGAATATTCCGACAGATGTCGGATTACTCCATAACCTCCATAACTCAATTATGAAAGCCATGAACATGTCCTTTGACGGCAACATCTCGTGTGACTCCTAAATTGTCATCTAAAGGAATTACACTACATGATATGTCTAACCCTAATACCCAAATGGTTGCTAATGAATTAAAGACACTTGagaaaaattcatatgtaaTGATTCAGGTAAAGCGCAAGATTTAGTTCATGAATCCTAACCTTGTTTGCAAAAGATTGAAACGATAGAACATATGAAAAGTCAATATAATTCAAAGATTGAAATGAAAGAACAATGAAAAGCCAATATAATTCGGTGAAACAACGGTTATGTGATGTGTCTACTTTTGATTTAAGAAACTAGTTTCTAAACTCCATTGAATCATACGACAACATGTGCTACAAGTTAACCCTAGGTTTCATACttaaaatttcattaacattAATGAAGGAATATGCAATTAGTATTGTAAAGAACGAAGAAAGAACTCCAGGTTGTCAATCCTACTAATCTTTCATGGAACAATTTTCAAGATTACCGATGCAGATTCTCAAttgaaaaatcattcaaaacaaACAAGTACAAATTAAATCGGACACAAGAAAagcaaaacataattaaaactttattaattgaatccaacaaataagaaggtGTTCATCTtggaactctaatcaaagagtTTTAGTTGCACATGGCAACAAATATGattacaaaacaatagaaaaacataccATATAGAGAACCAGAGAAGGAAGAAATCATGCCTTGAAGCTCTGATGTTTGACCCTTGCATTGAACCGTCAATGTTTAAGAATGAATAATAATGTGGGAAACCGAGCTTTTTGTACCGATCCAGTTTGAAAAACAAGAAAACTACCCATTCTTGCCGTAGCTACGTGCCTACGCACATGGGATTGGATGCGGGGGGAGTCTGGGGCACTAGCCATTGCTGCTTCAGGCGCATGGGCGTCCGAGGCAGCCCCTCTTGTGCAATTTCTTGCGTTTTCACCCTGTTTTCAATCGTTCTTTCGACTGGAAACTCCTAggaacttgaaatgaattttcttcactttgtattGTCTACAAAAACCTTCTAAGAACCATTGTCCTTCAATTTCTTATACTTTATCCTTCACGTGATGTCCTGATTTGTTGAAttacatgatttctcactaCAAAACACTCAAAGCACGTATGGAGTTGCATGATTtaagataaaagtaaatgacaatgACTCGAgtgaaaataatacaaaatgttCCTCAAACCATTGACAAATTCTCTaactcttttattatttatcatcAAATACAAAGATACtaaaaacataaccaaaaatGTCATTTGATGCCCTGTTCTCAAATAAGACAATAATAAGAAGTTAGAATTTACAAGAATTTAAAGAATGAAACATACCTATCCAAAAATTTTGCTCAGATTTTTATTCCACCCATCATCAGACTTAACTAGCTTACCTCTTCCATGCAAGCGGAACATTTTTAGAGAACATACTCTTACTTTCAACCACATACAATTCTAATATACACATATGTACCTCCTAATGTCAGTGGGGCTAGTCAAGAATATACACATATGAGATTGAAGCAAATCTAAACAGACATTTTCAAGGTTATAACGTGACTGAGGTTAAGGTGGGATATATTTGAAAAAGTAGGCTAACAAACACTTTGGAGTTAGTTCCTAAGAATTCCCTATTTAAAATACTTTGACACACTTAATCATTCAAACCGGTAACTTCATTCACAAACTTTGTCACAATCATTGCTATGAGGGACTAGTTTTCATTTGTGAACAAGTTCAAAGAACATTTGGGCACTAGTAGAACTagttatttccttttttttattttatttttaaaagactaaatttttgtcttttgtctcttgattttctatttttttgtgtAGACCAGTTCATATAATCATTTACTCTTGTTAAAAATTATGAACTTGCAATTGTTTGTATTTCTTATACTTTCAATGGAATTTGTAGATAAAGATAACTACCCTCTGTTTGCACAATTGAACACTATACATTGACTCCCATTGTAAAAAAAACCactcaaaaaataatacaaaaatcaTGAGCTAAAAATccaataaataatatgaaaatacaTATCTTTTCATAGTATTAAAAAATTCAGCATATGACACATCCAATAGGATCTTGTTCCACTCTTGAAACAGAAGAATATTGAATATATTGTGGTTGTTGCATGTAATAATAATGAGGATAGGCTTCAAGTAATTGAATTTGGTCCTTCTTCACATCAGGCTTAggttcttctttcttcttttcatctttTGCAGGTCCAACAGAAACTATTTCAGCATGACACCACTTCCTAAGTTTGCTTAGTACATGTACTGGATCTGTGTCTCCAGTTAAGGTTAATTTCTTGTCTTTCATGTCCACAGAAACTGATTCTACCCCTGCAAATAATATAGCAATACgattttaggaagaaaaaattaaaggtaatccaatgttatattatgaaaaaaatttaaggttAATTTCTTGTCTTTCATGTCCACAAAATTTTCCCTCTAGATTAAATAAAGTGAAGGCAAATAATGCATGAGTAAAATATATTTACGTTATATGTACATATCAAATAAATTatctatttaatatttattttctcaatattGAAACTAGACATGTACATTGACATTACCTGAAAGGCCAGAGACTGTCTTCATAGCTTTTTGCTTGGTTCTGTCATCATGTATATCCACCTTCAATACTAGTTTCTGTaacaaaacagaacaaaatatCTTTAGATTCAAcgcaaagaaaaaattaatagtgAGAGAGAGAATGGACAAGGATCTAGTTCTTACCATCATTTTCAATAAAGCTTTTTGATAACCAATAAATCAGAATTGttggttaaaatttaaaagaagagCTAAGGTATTGGAGCTATAGAATTGTTGGTTAAAATTAATTGTGAAGTGAAGATGAGAGGTTTGTACAATGCAATATATAGATACTAACTAGTCAACTGAAGTCAAGAAAAGTAGTGTGGTCCACTTTAATAATTAAACGCGGTAATAGTATGGTGGAGGGTGTGGTTCTTTGTATCTTCATTATGGCCCCACACAATTCCTTCCAAGAAAGTGagacaattaatttatttatttttaaataaatgatattattaattcaaattgataaaatatatttatataatacaaattggataaaaacaaaaatgataaatttgtgAAAATACCCACAACAATCATGTCAATAACATATATTCACAAAGTATAAAAGCCTACAAATTtgactatatttatatttatggaaTATCTATGTCTCTAGATTTATAACGTTGATCATGTCAAAGTCATCGGTTGGATTTGCACGGGATCGAAACTGATCTAACAATCTAAATCAAACAAACATCTTAACAAGACGGCAAAGACAAACAACGGCGCACAAATACGAGTAACAAAACAACGTTGCAGAAACAAGAGGAAATCACAAAAGAAAAGTTAAATACAAGAGAATGAGAAAAGTGATTTAGAGGCGTCAAAAATTAACTTTGCAGGAATCGAAGGCGTTCTCATTTTAAATTGAGGATCTCGACTAGATAACAAGCCTAGCGTGCATGGTCAATAGTTCGTCATAGCAAGATTGAAAGCATAATTGTGTCGAAGACAAGCAATCACAGCGGGAAAGATTCGATTTCAAGCTCAAAGGTAGTTTCCTTAGTGGAAATGTGGGGACAAGTGGTTGTCCAAGATGGAGGAAGTTCTGATCATGTGATTAGTCTCTTTCCAATTATTTTCCTTATGTATAAATAAGAGTTTCCTAGTCGGAAAATGGCTCGCACATCATTTATAGAAATTCTACAACACTCAAACTACCGACGCATATGAAAAAGAGTTATACAGAATGTATGTAAACAGATATGTAGACCATTTTACTTTTAATGCAATGCAG belongs to Medicago truncatula cultivar Jemalong A17 chromosome 6, MtrunA17r5.0-ANR, whole genome shotgun sequence and includes:
- the LOC25496475 gene encoding heavy metal-associated isoprenylated plant protein 39, encoding MMKLVLKVDIHDDRTKQKAMKTVSGLSGVESVSVDMKDKKLTLTGDTDPVHVLSKLRKWCHAEIVSVGPAKDEKKKEEPKPDVKKDQIQLLEAYPHYYYMQQPQYIQYSSVSRVEQDPIGCVIC